The sequence TTTCTTGACGGCGGAACCTCAAACCTCATTTCTCTGATTCTGGCTTCCCCCTCTTTCTTTTGAGCCAGGCCGTCTAAGAATACTTCCTGGGGCTCGATTTCCTGCCGGCCTCTTTTGACGAGGTATTTTTTAAAAAGAGTCATTTTATTATATGGTTGGCGTCAATTCCTAAGCGAAAATACTTTTTGATAACAAATTTAATTATTAAGGAGGTTGTCAGCAGAATTGCGGTATAGAAGCCGAAGGGTTTGCCAGAGAAGACGTCCAAGATGAAGCCGGCGACAAAACTCATTATCAGGCCTGATTTTTCTCGCCTTTCTTCAAAAAGATTCAGGAGGACAAAAAAGACAATAGCGATATTCGGGAGGTAATCCAAAAACTTAAAATGGACCAGAAAGCTGGTCTGAAAGACAATCAGGGAATAAAAAATCAGGGCAAGAACGATATATTTTTTCATGGCAAGTCGGCTTACCCCGCACTGCGCGATCTAATAATCTAGCAAAGTTGGTACGGGGTTTATTTTAAACCGGTTATTATGAACAAGGCGTTCAAGTCTTCGAGATTGAAAGCCGATTTTATCCTAGCCGTTCGAAAAGGTTTTATATCAGAGAAATTGACGCCGGCGATTTCCCCTATCAGCAATCCTTTAGGAAAGGTTTTGTCCAAAGCGGTGGTGACGACGAGATTTCCCTTTTCAATCTTTGCTTCTTGAGGGATGAGGTCAAAAATAATTTCCGATTTTCCCATACCCTTGGCTACCCCGGCAACTCCGTCCAGCCCCTCAATTTTTACGCCCAGGGAGCTTTTTTTGTTCGAGACAAGGATAACGCGGGAAGTATTCGAAAAGGCCTCCTCGATCCTGCCGACCAGGATTTTTTCCGAAGTGATTACCGGAAACCCCGTCGAGATTCCGTCATCTGAACCCTTGTTAATAAAAAGAGTGTCTTCAAAGGGGTCTTTGCCGGTAACGTCTGCCATCGTTAATTTAAAGTCTTTTTCAGGCGCAAAATCCAAAAGCTTTCTTAAATCTTCGTTTTCGCTCTTCAGTTCCTGAAGCCCGGCAATTTCCGCCTTTAGCTCTTGGTTCTGCAGTTTTAATTCGTGATTTTCTTTCTCCAAAGCCGTAATCCCCTTCAGAGTTTCAAAAAAACGAGAGACGCTCTGTCCTTGCTTCCAAAACAAACCTTGGACCGGGGAAGAAACTAAGAGAATGGCATTTTTGGTTTCTTTGCCGAACTCGGTTCTGTTAAGAAGGAAGAAAACAACCGCGATCGCTATCAAGAAAAGCGCGGTTTTTGTCCTTTTAGAGCTCTGGAGATTATTTGCCATCTTTTTATTATATTATTATACTCTCTTTTTTATGCCTTGGCGCGCTTTTCCAAAAACTTGAGGTAGACTTCCCGCAGAAGCTTGGCGTCGTCTAGGGCGTGGTGCTTCCGGTAGTTTTGGGGGCGGGCCATCTCTAAGCTGTCGTAGAAGTCGTTTTCATCTCTCAGGTGGTAGAACCCCGGATCCATTCCCAAAGCAAAGAGGATGCTGGCAAAATCGATCGGAATCCAGAAAAAGGGAGTGTTTTCCGTGCCGACCAATTTGTAGAAGTAGACGGCGTCAAACTGGTTGACGTGGGAAATCACGTAGGGCTT is a genomic window of bacterium containing:
- the mreD gene encoding rod shape-determining protein MreD — translated: MKKYIVLALIFYSLIVFQTSFLVHFKFLDYLPNIAIVFFVLLNLFEERREKSGLIMSFVAGFILDVFSGKPFGFYTAILLTTSLIIKFVIKKYFRLGIDANHIIK
- the mreC gene encoding rod shape-determining protein MreC encodes the protein MANNLQSSKRTKTALFLIAIAVVFFLLNRTEFGKETKNAILLVSSPVQGLFWKQGQSVSRFFETLKGITALEKENHELKLQNQELKAEIAGLQELKSENEDLRKLLDFAPEKDFKLTMADVTGKDPFEDTLFINKGSDDGISTGFPVITSEKILVGRIEEAFSNTSRVILVSNKKSSLGVKIEGLDGVAGVAKGMGKSEIIFDLIPQEAKIEKGNLVVTTALDKTFPKGLLIGEIAGVNFSDIKPFRTARIKSAFNLEDLNALFIITGLK
- a CDS encoding 3'-5' exoribonuclease — its product is MFKPFSDNIIFFDTEFSSLNPYEGELLSVGLVKLDGRELYLELEYDGKVSDWVRENVIQFLTEKKVSREEAAERIKEFVGKNKPYVISHVNQFDAVYFYKLVGTENTPFFWIPIDFASILFALGMDPGFYHLRDENDFYDSLEMARPQNYRKHHALDDAKLLREVYLKFLEKRAKA